A window of Deltaproteobacteria bacterium contains these coding sequences:
- a CDS encoding NAD(P)/FAD-dependent oxidoreductase: MSSRKTITIIGAGPSGLCAAINLAKAGYGVTVYERNPDVGVRFHGDFQGIENWSSTTDFMTQLEEMSIRPDFLCHPYSTGRFYRKGNHGGVVKADRPLFYLTLRGKEENSLDCSLRRQAEEAGIEIHFNRPGRSSEGEIVATGPTRPNVLASGVTFRTDSPDAVMAILNDEIAPGGYAYLLVRKERGTLASVYYRDFRKGADFLDGSIRYFQKQFPFAMEEARHFTGYGSFTPAVTAVHRGRLYVGEAAGFQDFLFGFGIRYALTSGYLAARSIIEEIDYDTLWQETLGKRLATSLSNRYLYQTFGSLAHRLIIRQTTRGNPWRFMHRFYNSSLSRKLAARPAARWFAGTKGGKTLSYKEKSG, encoded by the coding sequence ATGAGCAGCCGAAAAACCATTACCATTATCGGGGCCGGTCCTTCCGGACTCTGTGCCGCGATCAACCTGGCGAAAGCGGGATACGGCGTCACCGTCTACGAAAGAAATCCTGATGTCGGGGTACGTTTCCACGGGGATTTTCAGGGAATCGAAAACTGGAGCAGCACCACCGATTTCATGACCCAGCTGGAAGAGATGTCGATCCGTCCGGATTTTCTCTGTCACCCCTATTCTACAGGCCGATTTTACAGGAAGGGAAACCACGGGGGAGTCGTCAAAGCGGACCGGCCTCTCTTTTACCTGACCCTGCGCGGAAAGGAAGAAAATTCCCTGGACTGCTCCCTGCGCCGGCAGGCGGAGGAGGCCGGGATAGAGATCCACTTCAACCGGCCGGGAAGGTCGTCGGAAGGAGAGATTGTCGCGACCGGTCCCACCCGTCCCAATGTCCTGGCCAGCGGCGTCACCTTCCGCACCGATTCGCCCGATGCCGTCATGGCCATCCTGAATGATGAAATCGCTCCCGGGGGATATGCCTACCTGCTCGTCCGGAAGGAACGGGGGACCCTGGCCAGCGTCTACTACCGGGATTTCAGGAAGGGAGCCGACTTTCTCGACGGGAGTATCCGCTACTTTCAGAAGCAGTTCCCCTTTGCGATGGAAGAGGCCCGGCACTTCACAGGATACGGAAGCTTTACCCCCGCGGTAACCGCCGTCCACCGTGGTCGGCTCTACGTCGGGGAAGCGGCAGGGTTTCAGGACTTTCTTTTCGGCTTCGGTATCCGATACGCCCTGACCTCGGGCTACCTCGCCGCACGCAGCATTATCGAGGAGATCGACTATGATACCCTCTGGCAGGAGACGCTTGGAAAACGACTGGCGACCTCCCTGTCTAACCGCTATCTCTACCAGACTTTCGGCTCCCTGGCGCACCGGTTAATCATCCGGCAGACCACCCGGGGGAATCCCTGGCGGTTCATGCACCGTTTCTACAATTCCTCCCTGTCCCGGAAGCTGGCCGCCCGTCCCGCAGCCCGCTGGTTTGCCGGTACGAAGGGAGGAAAAACGTTGTCTTACAAGGAGAAATCGGGTTAG